One Physeter macrocephalus isolate SW-GA chromosome 19, ASM283717v5, whole genome shotgun sequence genomic window carries:
- the CHFR gene encoding E3 ubiquitin-protein ligase CHFR isoform X5 produces the protein MERPGEGEQPPQQQPWGRLLRLGAEEGEPHVLLRKREWTIGRRRGCDLSFPGNKLVSGDHCKIIVDEKSGQVSLEDTSTNGTVINKLKVVKKQTCPLQTGDIIYLVYRKNEPEHNVAYLYESLHEKQGVTQDSFDTSGAGRGDEPPDPQVLPSPPATQVCFEEPQPSTSTSDLFPTASTSSMEPTSAGRGPPSSSGSRGADVSPKGCGPSVASDEIAIFPLALPEREGASFSLSEPKDLEDLEPVKKRVKADAEPALNVPVLVTDPGGDPHSALDVRAATVKPDKMEETLTCIICQDLLHDCVSLQPCMHTFCAACYSGWMERSALCPTCRCPVERICKNHILNNLVEAYLLQHPDKRRSEEDVRSMAARNRITQDMLQPKVRRAFSDEEGSSEDLLELSDVDSESSDVSQPYIVCRQCPEYRRQAGRPLPCPGPGSEPGAPQAPGDAPSTSASITTAQDYVCALQGSHAICTCCFQPMPDRRAERERDPRIAPQQCAICLQPFCHLYWGCARTGCLGCLAPFCELNLGDRCLDGVLSNNNYESDVLKNYLATRGLTWKNMLTESLGALQRGAFLLSDYRITGNTVLCYCCGLRSFRELTYQYRQNIPASELPVAVTSRPDCYWGRNCRTQVKAHHAMKFNHICEQTRFKN, from the exons ATGGAGCGGCCGGGGGAGGGCGAGCAGCCGCCGCAGCAGCAACCGTGGGGGAGGCTTCTCCGCCTGGGCGCCGAGGAGGGCGAGCCGCACGTCCTCCTGAGGAAACGGGAGTGGACCATCGGGCGGAGAAGAG GTTGTGACCTTTCATTCCCCGGCAATAAACTGGTCTCTGGAGATCACTGTAAAATTATAGTGGATGAAAAATCTGGTCAGGTGTCGCTGGAAGATACCAG CACCAACGGAACAGTAATTAACAAGCTGAAGGTTGTTAAGAAGCAGACTTGCCCTTTACAGACTGGGGACATCATCTACTTGGTGTACAGGAAGAATGAGCCAGAACACA ACGTGGCATACCTCTACGAATCTTTACATGAAAAGCAAGGCGTAACACAAGACTCCTTCG ATACCTCAGGTGCAGGGCGAGGCGACGAACCCCCGGATCCCCAGGTCCTGCCGTCGCCACCCGCCACTCAGGTGTGCTTTGAGGAACCACAGCCATCAACGTCCACATCGGACCTCTTCCCCACGGCCTCTACCTCTTCCATGGAGCCCACCTCTGCAGGGCGAGGGCCTCCCTCCAGCTCTG GCTCGAGAGGTGCAGACGTCTCCCCAAAAGGGTGTGGTCCATCTGTGGCAAGTGATGAAATCGCCATCTTCCCTTTGGCTCTCCCAGAAAGAGAGGGGGCATCCTTTTCTCTATCAGAACCCAAGGATCTGGAGGATTTGGAGCCCGTTAAGAAGAGAGTAAAAGCAG ACGCGGAGCCCGCCCTGAACGTGCCCGTGCTGGTCACAGACCCGGGCGGAGACCCCCACAGTGCCCTCGACGTCAGAGCTGCGACCGTGAAGCCAGACAAGATGGAGGAGACGCTCACGTGCATCATCTGCCAGGACCTGCTGCACGACTGCGTGAG CCTGCAGCCCTGTATGCACACCTTCTGTGCCGCCTGCTACTCAGGCTGGATGGAGCGCTCCGCCCTGTGCCCCACCTGCCGCTGTCCAGTGGAGCGGATCTGTAAAAACCACATTCTCAACAACCTGGTGGAGGCGTATCTGCTGCAGCACCCGGACAAGAGGCGCAGCGAGGAGGACGTGCGCAGCATGGCCGCCAGGAACAGGATCACGCAGGACATGCTGCAGCCCAAGGTCAGGAGGGCCTTCTCCGACGAGGAGGGGAGCTCCGAGGACCTGCTGGAGCTGTCGGACGTGGACAGCGAGTCCTCGGACGTTAG TCAGCCGTACATCGTGTGCAGACAGTGCCCCGAGTACCGCAGGCAGGCGGGGCGGCCCCTTCCCTGCCCAGGGCCCGGCAGTGAGCCAGGGGCACCGCAGGCTCCTGGGGATGCACCATCGACGTCCGCCAGCATCACGACAG CCCAGGACTACGTGTGCGCCCTGCAAGGAAGCCACGCCATATGCACCTGCTGCTTCCAGCCCATGCCCGACCGGAGGGCGGAGCGCGAGCGGGACCCCCGCATCGCCCCCCAGCAGT GTGCCATCTGCCTGCAGCCCTTCTGCCACCTGTACTGGGGCTGCGCCCGGACCGGCTGCCTCGGCTGCCTGGCCCCGTTCTGCG AACTCAACCTGGGCGACCGGTGTCTGGACGGGGTGCTGAGCAACAACAACTACGAGTCGGACGTCCTGAAG AATTATCTGGCCACCAGGGGTTTGACGTGGAAAAACATGTTGACTGAGAGCCTCGGGGCTCTACAGAGGGGAGCATTCCTGCTGTCCG ATTACAGAATCACCGGGAACACCGTGCTGTGCTACTGCTGTGGCCTGCGGAGCTTCCGCGAGCTGACCTACCAGTATCGGCAGAACATCCCTGCTTCTGAGCTGCCGG TGGCCGTAACGTCCCGTCCTGATTGCTACTGGGGCCGCAACTGCCGCACTCAGGTGAAGGCCCACCACGCAAT GAAATTCAATCACATCTGTGAACAGACGAGGTTCAAGAACTAA
- the CHFR gene encoding E3 ubiquitin-protein ligase CHFR isoform X1, whose amino-acid sequence MRTLCSPPRVHARRQSARFRSSRRARWLPPPANRRARMPLAPPHGSAEGSEMSVDSGGGGRAAGSGCEADGAAGGGRAAAAAATVGEASPPGRRGGRAARPPEETGVDHRAEKSTNGTVINKLKVVKKQTCPLQTGDIIYLVYRKNEPEHNVAYLYESLHEKQGVTQDSFEANKENVFHVTKDTSGAGRGDEPPDPQVLPSPPATQVCFEEPQPSTSTSDLFPTASTSSMEPTSAGRGPPSSSGSRGADVSPKGCGPSVASDEIAIFPLALPEREGASFSLSEPKDLEDLEPVKKRVKADAEPALNVPVLVTDPGGDPHSALDVRAATVKPDKMEETLTCIICQDLLHDCVSLQPCMHTFCAACYSGWMERSALCPTCRCPVERICKNHILNNLVEAYLLQHPDKRRSEEDVRSMAARNRITQDMLQPKVRRAFSDEEGSSEDLLELSDVDSESSDVSQPYIVCRQCPEYRRQAGRPLPCPGPGSEPGAPQAPGDAPSTSASITTAQDYVCALQGSHAICTCCFQPMPDRRAERERDPRIAPQQCAICLQPFCHLYWGCARTGCLGCLAPFCELNLGDRCLDGVLSNNNYESDVLKNYLATRGLTWKNMLTESLGALQRGAFLLSDYRITGNTVLCYCCGLRSFRELTYQYRQNIPASELPVAVTSRPDCYWGRNCRTQVKAHHAMKFNHICEQTRFKN is encoded by the exons ATGCGCACGCTCTGCTCGCCTCCACGCGTCCACGCTCGAAGGCAGTCCGCCAGGTTCCGCTCTAGCCGCCGCGCTCGGTGGTTGCCACCGCCCGCCAATCGCAGGGCCCGGATGCCGCTGGCCCCACCTCACGGATCAGCTGAGGGATCCGAGATGTCCGTTgacagcggcggcggcggccgcgcgGCCGGTTCCGG ATGTGAAGCCGATGGAGCGGCCGGGGGAGGGCGAGCAGCCGCCGCAGCAGCAACCGTGGGGGAGGCTTCTCCGCCTGGGCGCCGAGGAGGGCGAGCCGCACGTCCTCCTGAGGAAACGGGAGTGGACCATCGGGCGGAGAAGAG CACCAACGGAACAGTAATTAACAAGCTGAAGGTTGTTAAGAAGCAGACTTGCCCTTTACAGACTGGGGACATCATCTACTTGGTGTACAGGAAGAATGAGCCAGAACACA ACGTGGCATACCTCTACGAATCTTTACATGAAAAGCAAGGCGTAACACAAGACTCCTTCG AagctaataaagaaaatgtgttccaCGTGACCAAAGATACCTCAGGTGCAGGGCGAGGCGACGAACCCCCGGATCCCCAGGTCCTGCCGTCGCCACCCGCCACTCAGGTGTGCTTTGAGGAACCACAGCCATCAACGTCCACATCGGACCTCTTCCCCACGGCCTCTACCTCTTCCATGGAGCCCACCTCTGCAGGGCGAGGGCCTCCCTCCAGCTCTG GCTCGAGAGGTGCAGACGTCTCCCCAAAAGGGTGTGGTCCATCTGTGGCAAGTGATGAAATCGCCATCTTCCCTTTGGCTCTCCCAGAAAGAGAGGGGGCATCCTTTTCTCTATCAGAACCCAAGGATCTGGAGGATTTGGAGCCCGTTAAGAAGAGAGTAAAAGCAG ACGCGGAGCCCGCCCTGAACGTGCCCGTGCTGGTCACAGACCCGGGCGGAGACCCCCACAGTGCCCTCGACGTCAGAGCTGCGACCGTGAAGCCAGACAAGATGGAGGAGACGCTCACGTGCATCATCTGCCAGGACCTGCTGCACGACTGCGTGAG CCTGCAGCCCTGTATGCACACCTTCTGTGCCGCCTGCTACTCAGGCTGGATGGAGCGCTCCGCCCTGTGCCCCACCTGCCGCTGTCCAGTGGAGCGGATCTGTAAAAACCACATTCTCAACAACCTGGTGGAGGCGTATCTGCTGCAGCACCCGGACAAGAGGCGCAGCGAGGAGGACGTGCGCAGCATGGCCGCCAGGAACAGGATCACGCAGGACATGCTGCAGCCCAAGGTCAGGAGGGCCTTCTCCGACGAGGAGGGGAGCTCCGAGGACCTGCTGGAGCTGTCGGACGTGGACAGCGAGTCCTCGGACGTTAG TCAGCCGTACATCGTGTGCAGACAGTGCCCCGAGTACCGCAGGCAGGCGGGGCGGCCCCTTCCCTGCCCAGGGCCCGGCAGTGAGCCAGGGGCACCGCAGGCTCCTGGGGATGCACCATCGACGTCCGCCAGCATCACGACAG CCCAGGACTACGTGTGCGCCCTGCAAGGAAGCCACGCCATATGCACCTGCTGCTTCCAGCCCATGCCCGACCGGAGGGCGGAGCGCGAGCGGGACCCCCGCATCGCCCCCCAGCAGT GTGCCATCTGCCTGCAGCCCTTCTGCCACCTGTACTGGGGCTGCGCCCGGACCGGCTGCCTCGGCTGCCTGGCCCCGTTCTGCG AACTCAACCTGGGCGACCGGTGTCTGGACGGGGTGCTGAGCAACAACAACTACGAGTCGGACGTCCTGAAG AATTATCTGGCCACCAGGGGTTTGACGTGGAAAAACATGTTGACTGAGAGCCTCGGGGCTCTACAGAGGGGAGCATTCCTGCTGTCCG ATTACAGAATCACCGGGAACACCGTGCTGTGCTACTGCTGTGGCCTGCGGAGCTTCCGCGAGCTGACCTACCAGTATCGGCAGAACATCCCTGCTTCTGAGCTGCCGG TGGCCGTAACGTCCCGTCCTGATTGCTACTGGGGCCGCAACTGCCGCACTCAGGTGAAGGCCCACCACGCAAT GAAATTCAATCACATCTGTGAACAGACGAGGTTCAAGAACTAA
- the CHFR gene encoding E3 ubiquitin-protein ligase CHFR isoform X2, which translates to MRTLCSPPRVHARRQSARFRSSRRARWLPPPANRRARMPLAPPHGSAEGSEMSVDSGGGGRAAGSGCEADGAAGGGRAAAAAATVGEASPPGRRGGRAARPPEETGVDHRAEKSTNGTVINKLKVVKKQTCPLQTGDIIYLVYRKNEPEHNVAYLYESLHEKQGVTQDSFDTSGAGRGDEPPDPQVLPSPPATQVCFEEPQPSTSTSDLFPTASTSSMEPTSAGRGPPSSSGSRGADVSPKGCGPSVASDEIAIFPLALPEREGASFSLSEPKDLEDLEPVKKRVKADAEPALNVPVLVTDPGGDPHSALDVRAATVKPDKMEETLTCIICQDLLHDCVSLQPCMHTFCAACYSGWMERSALCPTCRCPVERICKNHILNNLVEAYLLQHPDKRRSEEDVRSMAARNRITQDMLQPKVRRAFSDEEGSSEDLLELSDVDSESSDVSQPYIVCRQCPEYRRQAGRPLPCPGPGSEPGAPQAPGDAPSTSASITTAQDYVCALQGSHAICTCCFQPMPDRRAERERDPRIAPQQCAICLQPFCHLYWGCARTGCLGCLAPFCELNLGDRCLDGVLSNNNYESDVLKNYLATRGLTWKNMLTESLGALQRGAFLLSDYRITGNTVLCYCCGLRSFRELTYQYRQNIPASELPVAVTSRPDCYWGRNCRTQVKAHHAMKFNHICEQTRFKN; encoded by the exons ATGCGCACGCTCTGCTCGCCTCCACGCGTCCACGCTCGAAGGCAGTCCGCCAGGTTCCGCTCTAGCCGCCGCGCTCGGTGGTTGCCACCGCCCGCCAATCGCAGGGCCCGGATGCCGCTGGCCCCACCTCACGGATCAGCTGAGGGATCCGAGATGTCCGTTgacagcggcggcggcggccgcgcgGCCGGTTCCGG ATGTGAAGCCGATGGAGCGGCCGGGGGAGGGCGAGCAGCCGCCGCAGCAGCAACCGTGGGGGAGGCTTCTCCGCCTGGGCGCCGAGGAGGGCGAGCCGCACGTCCTCCTGAGGAAACGGGAGTGGACCATCGGGCGGAGAAGAG CACCAACGGAACAGTAATTAACAAGCTGAAGGTTGTTAAGAAGCAGACTTGCCCTTTACAGACTGGGGACATCATCTACTTGGTGTACAGGAAGAATGAGCCAGAACACA ACGTGGCATACCTCTACGAATCTTTACATGAAAAGCAAGGCGTAACACAAGACTCCTTCG ATACCTCAGGTGCAGGGCGAGGCGACGAACCCCCGGATCCCCAGGTCCTGCCGTCGCCACCCGCCACTCAGGTGTGCTTTGAGGAACCACAGCCATCAACGTCCACATCGGACCTCTTCCCCACGGCCTCTACCTCTTCCATGGAGCCCACCTCTGCAGGGCGAGGGCCTCCCTCCAGCTCTG GCTCGAGAGGTGCAGACGTCTCCCCAAAAGGGTGTGGTCCATCTGTGGCAAGTGATGAAATCGCCATCTTCCCTTTGGCTCTCCCAGAAAGAGAGGGGGCATCCTTTTCTCTATCAGAACCCAAGGATCTGGAGGATTTGGAGCCCGTTAAGAAGAGAGTAAAAGCAG ACGCGGAGCCCGCCCTGAACGTGCCCGTGCTGGTCACAGACCCGGGCGGAGACCCCCACAGTGCCCTCGACGTCAGAGCTGCGACCGTGAAGCCAGACAAGATGGAGGAGACGCTCACGTGCATCATCTGCCAGGACCTGCTGCACGACTGCGTGAG CCTGCAGCCCTGTATGCACACCTTCTGTGCCGCCTGCTACTCAGGCTGGATGGAGCGCTCCGCCCTGTGCCCCACCTGCCGCTGTCCAGTGGAGCGGATCTGTAAAAACCACATTCTCAACAACCTGGTGGAGGCGTATCTGCTGCAGCACCCGGACAAGAGGCGCAGCGAGGAGGACGTGCGCAGCATGGCCGCCAGGAACAGGATCACGCAGGACATGCTGCAGCCCAAGGTCAGGAGGGCCTTCTCCGACGAGGAGGGGAGCTCCGAGGACCTGCTGGAGCTGTCGGACGTGGACAGCGAGTCCTCGGACGTTAG TCAGCCGTACATCGTGTGCAGACAGTGCCCCGAGTACCGCAGGCAGGCGGGGCGGCCCCTTCCCTGCCCAGGGCCCGGCAGTGAGCCAGGGGCACCGCAGGCTCCTGGGGATGCACCATCGACGTCCGCCAGCATCACGACAG CCCAGGACTACGTGTGCGCCCTGCAAGGAAGCCACGCCATATGCACCTGCTGCTTCCAGCCCATGCCCGACCGGAGGGCGGAGCGCGAGCGGGACCCCCGCATCGCCCCCCAGCAGT GTGCCATCTGCCTGCAGCCCTTCTGCCACCTGTACTGGGGCTGCGCCCGGACCGGCTGCCTCGGCTGCCTGGCCCCGTTCTGCG AACTCAACCTGGGCGACCGGTGTCTGGACGGGGTGCTGAGCAACAACAACTACGAGTCGGACGTCCTGAAG AATTATCTGGCCACCAGGGGTTTGACGTGGAAAAACATGTTGACTGAGAGCCTCGGGGCTCTACAGAGGGGAGCATTCCTGCTGTCCG ATTACAGAATCACCGGGAACACCGTGCTGTGCTACTGCTGTGGCCTGCGGAGCTTCCGCGAGCTGACCTACCAGTATCGGCAGAACATCCCTGCTTCTGAGCTGCCGG TGGCCGTAACGTCCCGTCCTGATTGCTACTGGGGCCGCAACTGCCGCACTCAGGTGAAGGCCCACCACGCAAT GAAATTCAATCACATCTGTGAACAGACGAGGTTCAAGAACTAA
- the CHFR gene encoding E3 ubiquitin-protein ligase CHFR isoform X3 — translation MRTLCSPPRVHARRQSARFRSSRRARWLPPPANRRARMPLAPPHGSAEGSEMSVDSGGGGRAAGSGCEADGAAGGGRAAAAAATVGEASPPGRRGGRAARPPEETGVDHRAEKSTNGTVINKLKVVKKQTCPLQTGDIIYLVYRKNEPEHNVAYLYESLHEKQGVTQDSFEANKENVFHVTKDTSGAGRGDEPPDPQVLPSPPATQVCFEEPQPSTSTSDLFPTASTSSMEPTSAGRGPPSSSGSRGADVSPKGCGPSVASDEIAIFPLALPEREGASFSLSEPKDLEDLEPVKKRVKADAEPALNVPVLVTDPGGDPHSALDVRAATVKPDKMEETLTCIICQDLLHDCVSLQPCMHTFCAACYSGWMERSALCPTCRCPVERICKNHILNNLVEAYLLQHPDKRRSEEDVRSMAARNRITQDMLQPKVRRAFSDEEGSSEDLLELSDVDSESSDVSQPYIVCRQCPEYRRQAGRPLPCPGPGSEPGAPQAPGDAPSTSASITTAQDYVCALQGSHAICTCCFQPMPDRRAERERDPRIAPQQCAICLQPFCHLYWGCARTGCLGCLAPFCELNLGDRCLDGVLSNNNYESDVLKNYLATRGLTWKNMLTESLGALQRGAFLLSDYRITGNTVLCYCCGLRSFRELTYQYRQNIPASELPVAVTSRPDCYWGRNCRTQEIQSHL, via the exons ATGCGCACGCTCTGCTCGCCTCCACGCGTCCACGCTCGAAGGCAGTCCGCCAGGTTCCGCTCTAGCCGCCGCGCTCGGTGGTTGCCACCGCCCGCCAATCGCAGGGCCCGGATGCCGCTGGCCCCACCTCACGGATCAGCTGAGGGATCCGAGATGTCCGTTgacagcggcggcggcggccgcgcgGCCGGTTCCGG ATGTGAAGCCGATGGAGCGGCCGGGGGAGGGCGAGCAGCCGCCGCAGCAGCAACCGTGGGGGAGGCTTCTCCGCCTGGGCGCCGAGGAGGGCGAGCCGCACGTCCTCCTGAGGAAACGGGAGTGGACCATCGGGCGGAGAAGAG CACCAACGGAACAGTAATTAACAAGCTGAAGGTTGTTAAGAAGCAGACTTGCCCTTTACAGACTGGGGACATCATCTACTTGGTGTACAGGAAGAATGAGCCAGAACACA ACGTGGCATACCTCTACGAATCTTTACATGAAAAGCAAGGCGTAACACAAGACTCCTTCG AagctaataaagaaaatgtgttccaCGTGACCAAAGATACCTCAGGTGCAGGGCGAGGCGACGAACCCCCGGATCCCCAGGTCCTGCCGTCGCCACCCGCCACTCAGGTGTGCTTTGAGGAACCACAGCCATCAACGTCCACATCGGACCTCTTCCCCACGGCCTCTACCTCTTCCATGGAGCCCACCTCTGCAGGGCGAGGGCCTCCCTCCAGCTCTG GCTCGAGAGGTGCAGACGTCTCCCCAAAAGGGTGTGGTCCATCTGTGGCAAGTGATGAAATCGCCATCTTCCCTTTGGCTCTCCCAGAAAGAGAGGGGGCATCCTTTTCTCTATCAGAACCCAAGGATCTGGAGGATTTGGAGCCCGTTAAGAAGAGAGTAAAAGCAG ACGCGGAGCCCGCCCTGAACGTGCCCGTGCTGGTCACAGACCCGGGCGGAGACCCCCACAGTGCCCTCGACGTCAGAGCTGCGACCGTGAAGCCAGACAAGATGGAGGAGACGCTCACGTGCATCATCTGCCAGGACCTGCTGCACGACTGCGTGAG CCTGCAGCCCTGTATGCACACCTTCTGTGCCGCCTGCTACTCAGGCTGGATGGAGCGCTCCGCCCTGTGCCCCACCTGCCGCTGTCCAGTGGAGCGGATCTGTAAAAACCACATTCTCAACAACCTGGTGGAGGCGTATCTGCTGCAGCACCCGGACAAGAGGCGCAGCGAGGAGGACGTGCGCAGCATGGCCGCCAGGAACAGGATCACGCAGGACATGCTGCAGCCCAAGGTCAGGAGGGCCTTCTCCGACGAGGAGGGGAGCTCCGAGGACCTGCTGGAGCTGTCGGACGTGGACAGCGAGTCCTCGGACGTTAG TCAGCCGTACATCGTGTGCAGACAGTGCCCCGAGTACCGCAGGCAGGCGGGGCGGCCCCTTCCCTGCCCAGGGCCCGGCAGTGAGCCAGGGGCACCGCAGGCTCCTGGGGATGCACCATCGACGTCCGCCAGCATCACGACAG CCCAGGACTACGTGTGCGCCCTGCAAGGAAGCCACGCCATATGCACCTGCTGCTTCCAGCCCATGCCCGACCGGAGGGCGGAGCGCGAGCGGGACCCCCGCATCGCCCCCCAGCAGT GTGCCATCTGCCTGCAGCCCTTCTGCCACCTGTACTGGGGCTGCGCCCGGACCGGCTGCCTCGGCTGCCTGGCCCCGTTCTGCG AACTCAACCTGGGCGACCGGTGTCTGGACGGGGTGCTGAGCAACAACAACTACGAGTCGGACGTCCTGAAG AATTATCTGGCCACCAGGGGTTTGACGTGGAAAAACATGTTGACTGAGAGCCTCGGGGCTCTACAGAGGGGAGCATTCCTGCTGTCCG ATTACAGAATCACCGGGAACACCGTGCTGTGCTACTGCTGTGGCCTGCGGAGCTTCCGCGAGCTGACCTACCAGTATCGGCAGAACATCCCTGCTTCTGAGCTGCCGG TGGCCGTAACGTCCCGTCCTGATTGCTACTGGGGCCGCAACTGCCGCACTCAG GAAATTCAATCACATCTGTGA
- the CHFR gene encoding E3 ubiquitin-protein ligase CHFR isoform X4: MERPGEGEQPPQQQPWGRLLRLGAEEGEPHVLLRKREWTIGRRRGCDLSFPGNKLVSGDHCKIIVDEKSGQVSLEDTSTNGTVINKLKVVKKQTCPLQTGDIIYLVYRKNEPEHNVAYLYESLHEKQGVTQDSFEANKENVFHVTKDTSGAGRGDEPPDPQVLPSPPATQVCFEEPQPSTSTSDLFPTASTSSMEPTSAGRGPPSSSGSRGADVSPKGCGPSVASDEIAIFPLALPEREGASFSLSEPKDLEDLEPVKKRVKADAEPALNVPVLVTDPGGDPHSALDVRAATVKPDKMEETLTCIICQDLLHDCVSLQPCMHTFCAACYSGWMERSALCPTCRCPVERICKNHILNNLVEAYLLQHPDKRRSEEDVRSMAARNRITQDMLQPKVRRAFSDEEGSSEDLLELSDVDSESSDVSQPYIVCRQCPEYRRQAGRPLPCPGPGSEPGAPQAPGDAPSTSASITTAQDYVCALQGSHAICTCCFQPMPDRRAERERDPRIAPQQCAICLQPFCHLYWGCARTGCLGCLAPFCELNLGDRCLDGVLSNNNYESDVLKNYLATRGLTWKNMLTESLGALQRGAFLLSDYRITGNTVLCYCCGLRSFRELTYQYRQNIPASELPVAVTSRPDCYWGRNCRTQVKAHHAMKFNHICEQTRFKN; this comes from the exons ATGGAGCGGCCGGGGGAGGGCGAGCAGCCGCCGCAGCAGCAACCGTGGGGGAGGCTTCTCCGCCTGGGCGCCGAGGAGGGCGAGCCGCACGTCCTCCTGAGGAAACGGGAGTGGACCATCGGGCGGAGAAGAG GTTGTGACCTTTCATTCCCCGGCAATAAACTGGTCTCTGGAGATCACTGTAAAATTATAGTGGATGAAAAATCTGGTCAGGTGTCGCTGGAAGATACCAG CACCAACGGAACAGTAATTAACAAGCTGAAGGTTGTTAAGAAGCAGACTTGCCCTTTACAGACTGGGGACATCATCTACTTGGTGTACAGGAAGAATGAGCCAGAACACA ACGTGGCATACCTCTACGAATCTTTACATGAAAAGCAAGGCGTAACACAAGACTCCTTCG AagctaataaagaaaatgtgttccaCGTGACCAAAGATACCTCAGGTGCAGGGCGAGGCGACGAACCCCCGGATCCCCAGGTCCTGCCGTCGCCACCCGCCACTCAGGTGTGCTTTGAGGAACCACAGCCATCAACGTCCACATCGGACCTCTTCCCCACGGCCTCTACCTCTTCCATGGAGCCCACCTCTGCAGGGCGAGGGCCTCCCTCCAGCTCTG GCTCGAGAGGTGCAGACGTCTCCCCAAAAGGGTGTGGTCCATCTGTGGCAAGTGATGAAATCGCCATCTTCCCTTTGGCTCTCCCAGAAAGAGAGGGGGCATCCTTTTCTCTATCAGAACCCAAGGATCTGGAGGATTTGGAGCCCGTTAAGAAGAGAGTAAAAGCAG ACGCGGAGCCCGCCCTGAACGTGCCCGTGCTGGTCACAGACCCGGGCGGAGACCCCCACAGTGCCCTCGACGTCAGAGCTGCGACCGTGAAGCCAGACAAGATGGAGGAGACGCTCACGTGCATCATCTGCCAGGACCTGCTGCACGACTGCGTGAG CCTGCAGCCCTGTATGCACACCTTCTGTGCCGCCTGCTACTCAGGCTGGATGGAGCGCTCCGCCCTGTGCCCCACCTGCCGCTGTCCAGTGGAGCGGATCTGTAAAAACCACATTCTCAACAACCTGGTGGAGGCGTATCTGCTGCAGCACCCGGACAAGAGGCGCAGCGAGGAGGACGTGCGCAGCATGGCCGCCAGGAACAGGATCACGCAGGACATGCTGCAGCCCAAGGTCAGGAGGGCCTTCTCCGACGAGGAGGGGAGCTCCGAGGACCTGCTGGAGCTGTCGGACGTGGACAGCGAGTCCTCGGACGTTAG TCAGCCGTACATCGTGTGCAGACAGTGCCCCGAGTACCGCAGGCAGGCGGGGCGGCCCCTTCCCTGCCCAGGGCCCGGCAGTGAGCCAGGGGCACCGCAGGCTCCTGGGGATGCACCATCGACGTCCGCCAGCATCACGACAG CCCAGGACTACGTGTGCGCCCTGCAAGGAAGCCACGCCATATGCACCTGCTGCTTCCAGCCCATGCCCGACCGGAGGGCGGAGCGCGAGCGGGACCCCCGCATCGCCCCCCAGCAGT GTGCCATCTGCCTGCAGCCCTTCTGCCACCTGTACTGGGGCTGCGCCCGGACCGGCTGCCTCGGCTGCCTGGCCCCGTTCTGCG AACTCAACCTGGGCGACCGGTGTCTGGACGGGGTGCTGAGCAACAACAACTACGAGTCGGACGTCCTGAAG AATTATCTGGCCACCAGGGGTTTGACGTGGAAAAACATGTTGACTGAGAGCCTCGGGGCTCTACAGAGGGGAGCATTCCTGCTGTCCG ATTACAGAATCACCGGGAACACCGTGCTGTGCTACTGCTGTGGCCTGCGGAGCTTCCGCGAGCTGACCTACCAGTATCGGCAGAACATCCCTGCTTCTGAGCTGCCGG TGGCCGTAACGTCCCGTCCTGATTGCTACTGGGGCCGCAACTGCCGCACTCAGGTGAAGGCCCACCACGCAAT GAAATTCAATCACATCTGTGAACAGACGAGGTTCAAGAACTAA